A portion of the Callithrix jacchus isolate 240 chromosome 13, calJac240_pri, whole genome shotgun sequence genome contains these proteins:
- the DOK2 gene encoding docking protein 2 isoform X1, translating into MGDGAVKQGFLYLQQQQTFGKKWRRFGAALYGESDCALARLELQEGPEKPRRGEAARKVIRLSDCLRVAEAGGEASSPRDTSAFFLETKERLYLLAAPTAERGDWVQAICLLAFPGQRKELSGPEGKQSRPCMEENELYSCAATVGPRKEFAVTMRSTEASERCHLRGSYTLRAGESALELWGGPEPGTQLYNWPYRFLRRFGRDKVTFSFEAGRRCASGEGNFEFETRQGNDIFLALEEAISAQKNATPAAPQPQPATIPASLPRPESPYSRPHDSLPLPSPTALVPAPRPLGPEGEYAVPFDAVARSLGNNFRSILAVPPQLLADPLYDSIEEPPPPRPDHIYDEPEGVAALCLYDSPQEPQGEAWRRQATADRDPSGLQHVHPAGQDFSASGWQPGTEYDNVILKKGP; encoded by the exons ATGGGAGACGGGGCAGTGAAGCAGGGCTTCCTGTATCTTCAGCAGCAGCAGACGTTTGGAAAG AAATGGCGCCGCTTCGGGGCTGCGCTGTATGGAGAGTCGGACTGCGCCTTGGCCCGGCTGGAGCTGCAGGAGGGTCCGGAGAAGCCCCGTCGGGGTGAGGCTGCCCGGAAGGTTATTCGCCTTAGTGACTGCCTGCGGGTGGCTGAGGCCGGCGGAGAGGCCAGCAGCCCCCGGGACACCAGTGCCTTCTTCCTGGAGACCAAGGAACGCCTGTACCTACTGGCGGCCCCCACTGCAGAGCGAGGCGACTGGGTGCAGGCCATCTGCCTCCTGGCCTTCCCG GGGCAGAGGAAGGAGCTCTCGGGGCCAGAGGGAAAGCAGAGCCGGCCGTGCATGGAGGAAAATGAATTGTACAGCTGCGCGGCCACAG tTGGCCCCCGCAAGGAATTTGCTGTGACCATGAGATCTACAGAAGCCAGCGAGAGGTGCCACCTGCGGGGGTCCTATACCCTCCGGGCGGGGGAGAGTGCTCTGGAGCTGTGGGGTGGGCCTGAACCAGGGACCCAGCTGTACAACTGGCCCTACAGGTTTCTGCGGCGCTTTGGGCGGGACAAG GTAACCTTTTCCTTTGAGGCAGGCCGGCGCTGCGCCTCTGGAGAGGGCAACTTTGAGTTTGAAACCCGGCAAGGCAATGATATCTTCTTGGCCCTGGAAGAGGCCATCTCTGCCCAGAAGAATGCCACCCCCGCTGCACCCCAACCCCAGCCAGCCACAATCCCCGCCTCACTGCCCCGGCCTGAGAGCCCCTACTCCCGGCCCCATGACTCACTGCCGCTGCCTTCACCCACCGCACTAGTACCTGCTCCACGGCCTCTGGGCCCAGAGGGGGAGTATGCCGTGCCCTTTGATGCAGTGGCCCGTTCCTTGGGAAATAACTTCAGGAGCATATTGGCAGTCCCTCCTCAGCTCTTGGCTGACCCTCTGTACGACAGCATTGAGGAGCCCCCGCCCCCTCGACCCGACCACATATATGATGAGCCCGAGGGAGTGGCTGCCCTGTGCCTTTATGACAGCCCACAGGAGCCCCAGGGTGAGGCCTGGAGGAGGCAGGCAACAGCTGACAGGGACCCCAGTGGCCTCCAGCATGTCCACCCAGCCGGGCAGGATTTCTCTGCCTCTGGCTGGCAGCCAGGAACCGAGTATGACAACGTCATACTTAAGAAAGGCCCGTAG
- the DOK2 gene encoding docking protein 2 isoform X2, with the protein MRSTEASERCHLRGSYTLRAGESALELWGGPEPGTQLYNWPYRFLRRFGRDKVTFSFEAGRRCASGEGNFEFETRQGNDIFLALEEAISAQKNATPAAPQPQPATIPASLPRPESPYSRPHDSLPLPSPTALVPAPRPLGPEGEYAVPFDAVARSLGNNFRSILAVPPQLLADPLYDSIEEPPPPRPDHIYDEPEGVAALCLYDSPQEPQGEAWRRQATADRDPSGLQHVHPAGQDFSASGWQPGTEYDNVILKKGP; encoded by the exons ATGAGATCTACAGAAGCCAGCGAGAGGTGCCACCTGCGGGGGTCCTATACCCTCCGGGCGGGGGAGAGTGCTCTGGAGCTGTGGGGTGGGCCTGAACCAGGGACCCAGCTGTACAACTGGCCCTACAGGTTTCTGCGGCGCTTTGGGCGGGACAAG GTAACCTTTTCCTTTGAGGCAGGCCGGCGCTGCGCCTCTGGAGAGGGCAACTTTGAGTTTGAAACCCGGCAAGGCAATGATATCTTCTTGGCCCTGGAAGAGGCCATCTCTGCCCAGAAGAATGCCACCCCCGCTGCACCCCAACCCCAGCCAGCCACAATCCCCGCCTCACTGCCCCGGCCTGAGAGCCCCTACTCCCGGCCCCATGACTCACTGCCGCTGCCTTCACCCACCGCACTAGTACCTGCTCCACGGCCTCTGGGCCCAGAGGGGGAGTATGCCGTGCCCTTTGATGCAGTGGCCCGTTCCTTGGGAAATAACTTCAGGAGCATATTGGCAGTCCCTCCTCAGCTCTTGGCTGACCCTCTGTACGACAGCATTGAGGAGCCCCCGCCCCCTCGACCCGACCACATATATGATGAGCCCGAGGGAGTGGCTGCCCTGTGCCTTTATGACAGCCCACAGGAGCCCCAGGGTGAGGCCTGGAGGAGGCAGGCAACAGCTGACAGGGACCCCAGTGGCCTCCAGCATGTCCACCCAGCCGGGCAGGATTTCTCTGCCTCTGGCTGGCAGCCAGGAACCGAGTATGACAACGTCATACTTAAGAAAGGCCCGTAG